A single window of Proteiniborus ethanoligenes DNA harbors:
- a CDS encoding cupin domain-containing protein: MDIGSMIKSKRLEKKMSLRELGIKTGLSASAISQIENNKSIPNILTAKQLADVLGFSIISFFLDDIDSKISLVRKDERKVITRNKSKYGDLTEEMITKDKNEILGGVITIPPLADSGKEVSHNGEEIVYILEGEVMYTLVGVGDYILKEGDTLTYPCSIPHKWKNTHNSNIAKILLVATSKDF; encoded by the coding sequence TTGGATATAGGAAGCATGATTAAAAGTAAACGATTAGAGAAAAAAATGTCTCTACGTGAATTAGGCATAAAAACAGGATTATCGGCCAGTGCTATAAGCCAAATAGAAAATAATAAATCTATACCTAATATACTCACTGCTAAACAGTTAGCTGATGTTTTAGGTTTTTCTATTATTTCATTTTTTCTTGATGATATTGATAGTAAAATTTCACTTGTAAGAAAAGATGAACGCAAAGTAATAACACGTAACAAAAGTAAATATGGTGATTTAACAGAAGAAATGATTACGAAAGACAAAAACGAAATTTTGGGTGGTGTTATTACAATACCGCCTCTGGCTGATTCAGGTAAAGAAGTAAGTCATAATGGTGAAGAAATTGTATATATACTTGAAGGTGAAGTAATGTATACTCTGGTAGGCGTTGGTGATTATATACTCAAAGAAGGAGATACCCTTACATACCCTTGCTCTATACCTCATAAATGGAAAAACACTCATAATTCAAACATAGCAAAGATATTGCTAGTAGCTACATCAAAGGATTTTTAA
- a CDS encoding amidohydrolase — protein sequence MSQILLKNGFIVSMNKEEQVFTQGDVLIENDRIKAVGHVEQSLVTPDVEIVDAKGKIIMPGLINTHVHTSQQLGRGLGDDVNLLTWLHERIWPYESSLTEEDSYISTLLCCLEQIRAGVTSFAEPGGQFVSGMAKAVNQIGIRAKLAKSVMDCGEGLPKVWQKTTQEELDKQEEDLRKFHNTADGRVQVWFGLRTIFNNSDDLIIKTKELADKYGVGVHMHVAEVKEEVEYALETRGATTVKHLYNLDVLDKNFLAVHTVWLTNEEVNMFKEKRVKVSHNPAAAMRVLGFAKIPRMLKEGICVTLGTDGAAASNRMDLIDEMWLTSLIHKGWRLDPTIMKAQEIIRMVTVNGAKALLEEDNIGSLEVGKKADVIIINPNSAGMLPIHDAIANLVTSMHSSNVESTMCDGKWIMKDREILTVDEDSIINEAKERAESIYKRAGIVLPHRFPYI from the coding sequence TTGAGTCAAATACTATTAAAGAACGGTTTCATAGTTTCTATGAACAAAGAAGAGCAAGTTTTTACGCAGGGAGATGTGTTAATTGAAAATGATAGGATTAAAGCAGTAGGGCATGTAGAACAGTCTTTAGTAACCCCTGATGTAGAAATAGTAGATGCAAAGGGAAAAATTATTATGCCAGGCCTTATTAATACACATGTACATACGTCACAGCAATTAGGCAGGGGTCTTGGTGATGATGTAAATCTTCTAACTTGGTTACATGAGAGAATCTGGCCCTATGAAAGTAGTTTAACTGAAGAGGATTCCTATATTTCTACATTGCTTTGCTGCCTTGAACAGATCAGAGCAGGGGTCACATCATTTGCTGAGCCTGGTGGTCAATTTGTTAGTGGCATGGCAAAGGCTGTGAACCAGATTGGTATTCGTGCTAAGCTTGCAAAGTCAGTGATGGATTGTGGAGAAGGGCTGCCTAAAGTCTGGCAAAAAACAACACAAGAAGAGCTTGACAAACAAGAAGAAGATTTAAGAAAATTTCATAATACTGCCGATGGACGTGTTCAGGTTTGGTTTGGATTGCGTACTATCTTTAACAACTCTGATGATTTGATTATCAAGACTAAAGAACTTGCAGATAAGTATGGTGTAGGTGTACATATGCACGTTGCAGAGGTAAAAGAAGAAGTTGAGTATGCATTAGAAACAAGAGGGGCCACAACTGTAAAACATTTATACAATTTAGATGTTCTGGACAAAAACTTTCTTGCAGTTCATACAGTATGGCTTACAAATGAAGAGGTGAATATGTTTAAAGAGAAGAGAGTAAAGGTTTCACATAATCCAGCGGCTGCTATGCGAGTACTTGGATTTGCTAAGATTCCAAGAATGCTTAAGGAAGGAATTTGCGTAACATTAGGAACTGACGGAGCAGCAGCCAGCAACAGAATGGATTTAATAGATGAAATGTGGCTTACATCTCTTATTCATAAGGGGTGGCGATTAGACCCTACAATTATGAAGGCTCAGGAAATCATTAGAATGGTTACTGTAAATGGTGCAAAAGCTCTTCTTGAAGAGGATAATATTGGATCTCTAGAAGTAGGGAAAAAAGCCGATGTCATAATTATTAATCCTAATTCTGCTGGAATGCTGCCTATTCATGATGCTATTGCAAATCTAGTTACTTCTATGCATTCATCTAATGTTGAAAGCACAATGTGTGATGGGAAGTGGATTATGAAGGATAGGGAAATATTAACAGTTGATGAAGATTCTATTATTAACGAAGCAAAAGAAAGAGCAGAATCAATTTACAAACGTGCTGGGATAGTTTTACCTCATAGGTTTCCATATATCTAA
- a CDS encoding MASE3 domain-containing protein, whose amino-acid sequence MIAEKAKKSIIHEDFLLIVAIFAINLMFLRIIGVYEEQIYRVLNIPEFLTAHIVLEFLGILLFFMTYTITYYTFNKNMRLRLLVYSSTFFITGSVSFFHTMSYKGMPSFFTESSAPKATIFWMISRLVLAIGLFIAAAIPVDKKTNLKREYFLGGSIVATLAIFYIGTYKQDLLPPMFIDGQGLTPLKIYLEYFVMILFSVTVVFCIRDYIRTNNRIFKIYYISLCFAVFTDGAFTLYKSVYDTYNLLGHMFNIVFGFLVFRAIFSYNLDHPYNELDKAKKRIKRYADNLEEVVENRTAEIQAVNNKMMEDLEHAKRIQQSLLPQKSLKIFNTKFISEYIPCERLSGDFYNIHALDEEHLAMYIADVSGHGVSAAVMTVFADRIMKPTNLFHSGENIISPSEKLQSFYEEFNKSDFPNEMHIVIFEAVYNIRTQKLSYCSGGMNVLPILVRRNGDWELLDKSSGFTICKFAEFYKPKYENAYLDLNRGDRIIFYTDGLVECFKGNTLLKMDTIVTIMKEYRYKSLNRLNERILLEIRENTKDGYIHDDDITYFILEV is encoded by the coding sequence ATGATAGCAGAAAAAGCAAAAAAAAGTATAATTCATGAGGATTTTTTATTAATTGTGGCTATATTTGCTATAAACTTAATGTTCTTAAGAATAATAGGTGTTTATGAAGAGCAAATTTATAGGGTTTTAAATATACCAGAATTTTTAACAGCTCATATTGTCCTTGAGTTTTTGGGTATACTGCTCTTTTTCATGACATATACAATAACTTATTATACATTCAATAAAAATATGAGATTAAGGCTATTAGTTTATAGCAGTACATTTTTTATTACTGGATCTGTTAGCTTCTTTCATACAATGAGCTATAAAGGTATGCCTAGCTTTTTTACCGAAAGCTCTGCACCAAAGGCAACAATATTTTGGATGATTAGTAGATTAGTTTTAGCCATTGGGCTTTTCATAGCAGCAGCTATTCCAGTAGATAAAAAAACCAACCTAAAAAGAGAGTATTTTTTAGGAGGGAGCATTGTAGCTACATTGGCGATTTTTTACATAGGAACGTATAAGCAAGACCTACTGCCTCCTATGTTTATCGATGGGCAAGGCTTAACTCCATTAAAAATTTATTTAGAATACTTTGTTATGATATTATTTTCTGTAACTGTTGTTTTTTGTATAAGGGATTATATCAGGACTAATAATAGAATTTTTAAAATTTATTATATAAGCCTGTGCTTTGCAGTTTTTACGGACGGTGCTTTTACTCTGTATAAAAGTGTCTACGACACCTATAATCTTTTAGGCCATATGTTTAATATAGTCTTTGGCTTTCTTGTTTTTCGAGCAATTTTTTCATATAACTTAGATCATCCATATAACGAGCTTGATAAAGCTAAAAAGAGAATCAAAAGGTATGCTGACAACCTAGAGGAGGTTGTAGAAAATAGAACTGCAGAGATTCAAGCAGTTAACAATAAAATGATGGAGGATTTGGAGCATGCAAAACGGATACAGCAATCCTTGCTTCCACAAAAATCTCTAAAAATTTTTAATACTAAGTTTATCTCAGAATATATTCCATGTGAAAGATTAAGTGGAGATTTTTATAATATTCATGCCTTAGATGAGGAACACTTGGCAATGTACATTGCTGATGTTTCAGGTCACGGAGTATCTGCTGCAGTTATGACTGTATTTGCTGATAGAATAATGAAGCCAACAAACCTGTTTCATTCTGGAGAAAATATTATATCTCCTTCTGAAAAGCTACAGAGCTTTTATGAGGAATTTAATAAATCTGACTTTCCAAATGAAATGCACATAGTAATATTTGAAGCAGTATACAATATAAGAACACAAAAACTGTCCTACTGTTCAGGTGGTATGAATGTCCTCCCAATCCTAGTCAGAAGGAATGGAGATTGGGAATTGCTAGATAAGAGTAGCGGGTTTACTATATGTAAATTCGCTGAATTCTACAAGCCTAAGTATGAAAATGCATATCTAGACTTAAATAGGGGTGACAGAATTATTTTTTATACAGATGGATTAGTAGAATGCTTTAAAGGCAATACACTTTTGAAAATGGATACTATTGTTACAATCATGAAAGAATACAGATACAAGAGCTTGAATAGATTAAACGAAAGAATTCTTTTAGAAATTAGAGAAAACACTAAAGATGGATATATACATGACGATGATATTACTTATTTTATTTTGGAAGTATGA
- the galU gene encoding UTP--glucose-1-phosphate uridylyltransferase GalU: MLVKKAVIPAAGLGTRFLPATKAQPKEMLPIVDKPTLQYIIEEAIESGIEDILIITGRNKKSIEDHFDKSVELELELEKKGNTELLEEVSKISNMVNIHYIRQKEPLGLGHAIYYAKSFIGDEPFAVLLGDDIVNSKAKPCLKQLIDMYDEHKATILGVQEVAKEDVNKYGIVSGNKIKDGLYEVKDLVEKPNIDEAPTNVAILGRYIIAPEIFHILETTKPGAGGEIQLTDALKELAKQQKMYAYTFEGKRYDVGNKLGFLQATVEFALEREDLKDGFKEYLVELIKSI, from the coding sequence ATGCTAGTTAAAAAAGCTGTTATCCCGGCAGCAGGGTTGGGGACTAGGTTTTTACCTGCAACTAAGGCCCAGCCAAAGGAAATGCTACCTATTGTAGATAAGCCAACCTTACAGTATATTATTGAAGAGGCTATAGAATCTGGAATAGAGGATATATTAATTATAACAGGGAGAAATAAAAAATCCATAGAGGACCATTTTGATAAATCTGTAGAGTTAGAGCTAGAGCTTGAAAAAAAGGGTAATACAGAATTACTAGAAGAGGTTAGTAAAATCTCTAATATGGTAAATATACACTACATAAGACAAAAGGAGCCCCTAGGACTAGGGCATGCTATCTATTATGCTAAAAGCTTTATAGGAGATGAGCCCTTTGCAGTGCTTCTAGGCGATGATATAGTAAATTCAAAAGCTAAACCATGTCTAAAGCAGCTTATAGATATGTATGATGAACACAAGGCTACTATTCTCGGAGTTCAAGAGGTGGCAAAAGAGGATGTTAACAAATATGGTATAGTATCTGGAAATAAAATAAAAGATGGACTATACGAAGTGAAGGACTTAGTAGAAAAACCAAATATAGATGAAGCACCTACTAATGTGGCCATACTAGGAAGATATATAATAGCTCCTGAAATATTTCATATATTAGAGACTACAAAGCCAGGTGCAGGAGGAGAGATACAGCTTACAGATGCCCTAAAAGAGCTAGCTAAGCAGCAAAAAATGTACGCATATACCTTTGAGGGCAAAAGATATGACGTAGGGAACAAGCTAGGCTTCCTCCAAGCAACAGTAGAGTTTGCATTAGAGAGAGAAGATTTAAAAGATGGTTTTAAGGAATATTTAGTTGAATTGATAAAAAGCATATAA
- the ade gene encoding adenine deaminase, giving the protein MDKKLTSVSMGLEKADLVVVNGKIVNVYSKEIYNGGIAVANGKIAAVGHIDYCIGEKTKIIDAKGKYLLPGFIDGHIHPESTNLSIRGFAEIVLTHGTTAVMADMHEVGVVGGMEAIEAVLNEAKATDLKIYFVVPSHVPFAPGLETSGGSFNSEIIEKALKRDDAVGLSEIVAPYLLQGNTELIKAMEIASKMGKSLQGHLPEMKGPAMNVCMAAGVSTDHESLSTEDAIERLRAGCYVMMREGSAARNMTECLKAITEHKLDSTMCSIVTDDLHTVDAVERGHLDDAIRTALKNGVDFVTAIQMVTINAARAFNLDREIGALAPGRRADINIAEGPEDFKVISVISGGNLVVEDSKLIKRYDKAEHEPILLNTIKLSKKITAEDLMIKVDKEAKEARVKIMRTLDWIPITFGQETILPVKDGVVECDLNQDILYIAQVERYGKNGNIGKAFMGGFNLKSGAIASSVGHDNHNIIVMGTNFEDMALAVNRIGEIQGGQVLVNNGQVICEVEYPILGLLSDLDAWELASQKKVLNSKIHELGCTISIPFMFLSFICLAAIPEYAVTDHGFIDVMHQEIIDPVIELIK; this is encoded by the coding sequence ATGGATAAAAAATTAACATCTGTTTCTATGGGATTAGAAAAAGCTGACTTAGTAGTTGTGAACGGGAAAATTGTTAATGTTTATTCAAAGGAAATATATAATGGTGGAATTGCAGTTGCTAATGGCAAAATAGCTGCAGTAGGTCACATAGATTACTGTATTGGTGAGAAAACTAAGATTATAGATGCTAAAGGGAAGTATTTGCTGCCAGGCTTTATTGATGGGCATATTCACCCAGAAAGTACAAATTTGAGTATTAGGGGCTTTGCGGAAATAGTCTTAACTCATGGGACAACAGCTGTGATGGCAGATATGCATGAGGTAGGAGTTGTTGGCGGAATGGAAGCCATTGAAGCAGTACTTAATGAGGCTAAGGCAACAGATCTCAAAATATATTTTGTAGTGCCCTCCCATGTACCTTTTGCTCCAGGACTTGAAACAAGTGGCGGCTCTTTTAATAGTGAAATTATTGAAAAGGCCCTAAAGCGTGATGATGCAGTAGGACTATCTGAAATTGTAGCACCTTATCTTTTACAAGGAAATACAGAGTTAATTAAAGCAATGGAAATAGCAAGTAAAATGGGCAAATCACTCCAAGGACATTTGCCTGAAATGAAGGGACCAGCAATGAATGTATGCATGGCAGCAGGAGTAAGCACTGACCACGAATCCCTTAGTACAGAGGATGCAATCGAGAGATTACGTGCTGGCTGTTACGTAATGATGCGAGAGGGTTCGGCAGCAAGAAATATGACAGAGTGTCTGAAAGCTATAACTGAGCATAAGCTAGATTCAACTATGTGTAGTATAGTAACAGATGATTTACATACAGTTGATGCGGTAGAGAGAGGACATTTAGATGATGCTATACGTACAGCTTTGAAAAATGGTGTGGATTTTGTTACTGCAATACAGATGGTAACAATAAATGCAGCAAGAGCTTTTAATCTAGATAGAGAAATAGGTGCATTGGCTCCAGGAAGACGTGCAGATATAAACATTGCAGAAGGACCAGAGGATTTTAAGGTAATATCTGTAATATCAGGTGGCAACCTAGTTGTTGAGGATAGTAAGTTAATTAAGCGTTATGACAAGGCAGAACATGAGCCTATACTCCTAAATACAATTAAATTATCTAAAAAAATTACTGCAGAAGATCTTATGATTAAGGTAGATAAGGAAGCTAAAGAAGCAAGAGTAAAAATAATGCGTACTTTAGATTGGATACCTATAACCTTTGGGCAAGAGACAATTTTACCTGTTAAGGATGGGGTTGTTGAATGCGACTTAAATCAAGATATTCTATATATAGCTCAAGTAGAACGCTATGGAAAGAATGGAAATATTGGTAAGGCCTTTATGGGAGGATTTAACTTAAAATCAGGTGCAATTGCATCGTCTGTAGGTCATGACAATCATAATATAATTGTTATGGGAACAAACTTTGAGGATATGGCCCTTGCTGTGAATAGAATAGGGGAAATCCAAGGTGGGCAGGTTTTAGTTAATAATGGTCAAGTTATTTGTGAAGTAGAATATCCTATACTAGGATTGCTATCAGACTTAGATGCTTGGGAACTAGCATCACAGAAGAAAGTATTAAATTCAAAAATTCATGAACTGGGCTGTACTATAAGTATTCCATTTATGTTTCTTTCTTTTATTTGCCTAGCGGCTATTCCAGAATATGCAGTAACAGACCATGGTTTTATTGACGTAATGCATCAAGAAATTATTGACCCAGTTATTGAGCTAATTAAATAA
- a CDS encoding ABC transporter substrate-binding protein has translation MFKRKTLATILVLALSLIMVLTGCGSSNKGGTSGSTDEKLNVMLYSSLKDTQLAALKEKFTAKYPHVNMDYYTAGTGNVMTKLATEQQAGGISADLIWVGDPTNYINFKADDLLYPYDSPAAKEIPDKFKDPDRMYISGRLIMLGFVYNTNMLTAEEAPKTWDDLLKPEFKDYVGMTDPTSAGTTFNTVAGLVQHPNYGWDYFRALKENGVKLENGSSGVVNKVGAGEYKVAIGVDYIARSVKAQGSPVDFIYPADNIPVIESPIAIIKNTKNLEAAKLLYDFIISEEGQQILLEEYTFPINPNMALEDAIPVTEAEAKMLPVDNQKLAEDKVQILETFDSIFK, from the coding sequence ATGTTTAAAAGGAAAACGTTGGCAACTATTTTAGTCTTAGCACTTTCTTTAATAATGGTGCTAACAGGATGTGGCTCTAGTAACAAAGGCGGTACTAGTGGCTCAACTGATGAAAAACTAAATGTAATGCTTTATTCATCATTAAAAGATACGCAATTAGCAGCATTAAAGGAAAAGTTCACTGCTAAATACCCACATGTAAATATGGACTATTATACAGCTGGGACAGGTAATGTAATGACAAAATTAGCTACTGAGCAACAAGCAGGTGGAATTTCTGCAGACCTAATATGGGTTGGAGATCCAACTAACTATATTAACTTTAAGGCAGATGATTTATTATATCCATATGATTCACCTGCAGCTAAGGAAATACCAGATAAGTTCAAGGATCCAGATAGAATGTACATATCAGGTAGATTGATTATGTTAGGCTTTGTATACAATACAAATATGCTAACAGCAGAAGAAGCGCCAAAGACTTGGGATGACCTATTAAAGCCTGAATTTAAGGATTATGTAGGCATGACAGACCCTACATCAGCTGGTACTACATTTAATACTGTTGCAGGATTAGTTCAACATCCTAATTATGGCTGGGATTATTTTAGAGCTTTAAAGGAAAATGGAGTAAAGCTTGAAAATGGTTCTAGTGGTGTTGTAAATAAAGTAGGTGCTGGTGAGTATAAGGTAGCTATTGGAGTTGACTATATTGCCAGATCTGTAAAAGCTCAAGGCTCCCCAGTAGATTTTATATATCCAGCAGATAATATACCAGTTATAGAAAGCCCTATAGCTATAATCAAAAATACAAAAAATCTTGAAGCAGCAAAATTACTTTATGATTTTATAATTTCTGAAGAGGGACAACAAATTTTATTAGAAGAATATACATTCCCAATTAACCCAAATATGGCATTAGAAGATGCTATTCCAGTAACAGAAGCAGAAGCTAAGATGCTGCCTGTTGATAATCAGAAGCTTGCAGAAGATAAAGTTCAAATACTTGAAACATTTGATAGTATCTTTAAATAA
- a CDS encoding AraC family transcriptional regulator yields the protein MKEFFTNKYFNRVLALFSIVILITINLLSFILYKNYEINTINRFKKINIEILNETSRMNEYIGKSIKLSGMNLLYESPIQKLMKSPDMNNFEKVQAIRRMDSVQSMGMHIHSIYLYNMEKDYIYSTSNYMSTHADNFYDKEVIQLLNSGRNLKGFYPIPRWIKEGSSKYPVCTFFFFESNPMKENKGVLIINLDLKWLKEIEGEGDKSSSLYIVDQDRKVVYNSDLDKFLMELSDEKYIEKIFASEEKSGHFIDTVDGVKSLVMYSKPEDQEWYFIKLMPYNSLVDNITAMRDNTIKIILLFLVVGVGISFALSKKLSNPIDKWVSMMKEFGVSKDSDDITYITSSIEHMLVKASDLESMSKTYLNALHQELLKEIIVGNIKRDKDIHKILKEYKMPLSYHGNYHMILCYNGQNYMLEAMGNEFEQSNYSVNIGENTVHILWNADPQRINRLIDTFKFMGVSSIAVSGLITSIREFNLGFIALNELLKEKIFYPKGYVLYYDYEITRYKPPHYPSEKEKDLISSLRRGEVENTLVVYKDFIEIISNFKYDYFKFYLVRLIFSIQNMVDELEIEEYFLDYGMIKRDYFEKYLEESNHISGLDIYFKDIFSSIERAISEEKSKRNYIVIEKAIEYISQNFKDLNLSLQTVSDAVGLSSSYLNQIFKTEKEVSISEYIVNYRIEKAKEYLIDKDFTIKNIANMVGFSNDNYFYTVFKKNTGLTPGQYRKEYA from the coding sequence ATGAAAGAGTTTTTTACGAACAAATACTTTAATAGAGTCCTAGCCTTGTTTTCAATAGTTATCTTGATAACCATTAATCTATTATCCTTTATCCTATATAAAAATTATGAAATAAACACAATAAACAGATTTAAGAAGATAAATATAGAGATATTGAATGAAACCAGTAGAATGAATGAATACATAGGAAAATCTATAAAATTGTCAGGAATGAATCTTCTATATGAATCTCCTATACAGAAGCTTATGAAGAGTCCAGATATGAACAACTTTGAAAAGGTACAAGCTATTAGAAGGATGGATTCAGTTCAATCCATGGGAATGCATATACATTCTATTTATTTGTACAATATGGAAAAAGACTACATATACTCTACATCAAACTATATGTCCACCCATGCAGATAATTTCTATGATAAGGAAGTTATCCAGCTTTTAAATAGTGGCAGGAATTTAAAGGGCTTTTATCCAATTCCACGTTGGATAAAAGAAGGAAGCTCTAAATATCCAGTATGCACCTTTTTCTTTTTTGAAAGCAATCCAATGAAAGAGAATAAAGGGGTATTAATAATAAACCTTGATTTAAAATGGCTAAAGGAAATAGAAGGAGAAGGAGATAAAAGCTCTTCACTATATATTGTGGATCAGGATAGAAAAGTAGTGTATAATTCGGATTTAGATAAGTTTCTAATGGAGCTATCAGATGAAAAATACATAGAAAAAATATTCGCTTCTGAAGAAAAAAGCGGACATTTTATAGATACAGTAGATGGTGTTAAATCCTTAGTTATGTATTCTAAACCAGAGGATCAGGAGTGGTATTTTATCAAGCTTATGCCCTATAATAGCTTAGTAGACAACATTACTGCTATGAGAGACAACACTATAAAAATAATTCTGTTATTTCTTGTGGTAGGAGTAGGTATTTCCTTTGCTTTATCTAAAAAATTATCTAATCCAATAGACAAATGGGTAAGTATGATGAAGGAATTTGGAGTGAGTAAAGACTCTGATGATATAACTTATATTACTTCATCTATAGAGCATATGCTAGTCAAGGCATCTGATTTAGAAAGCATGTCTAAAACCTACTTGAACGCTCTTCACCAGGAGCTACTAAAAGAAATCATAGTGGGAAATATAAAAAGAGATAAGGATATACATAAAATATTGAAGGAATATAAGATGCCCCTATCCTATCATGGAAACTATCACATGATTTTATGCTATAATGGTCAAAATTATATGCTAGAGGCTATGGGCAATGAATTTGAACAAAGCAATTATAGTGTCAATATTGGTGAAAACACAGTGCATATATTATGGAATGCAGATCCCCAAAGGATTAATCGACTAATAGATACCTTTAAATTTATGGGCGTATCATCTATAGCTGTTAGTGGGTTAATAACAAGTATTAGGGAGTTCAATTTAGGCTTTATTGCACTAAATGAGCTTTTAAAGGAAAAGATATTTTATCCTAAGGGCTATGTATTATATTATGATTATGAAATAACTAGATACAAGCCACCTCATTATCCTTCTGAGAAGGAAAAGGATTTAATTTCGTCCTTAAGAAGAGGAGAGGTCGAAAACACACTGGTTGTTTACAAAGATTTTATAGAGATAATATCTAATTTTAAATACGATTATTTTAAGTTTTATTTAGTTAGGCTTATTTTCTCTATTCAAAACATGGTAGATGAATTAGAAATAGAGGAATATTTCCTTGATTATGGAATGATAAAAAGAGATTATTTTGAAAAATATTTAGAAGAGAGCAACCATATATCTGGATTGGACATTTATTTTAAGGATATATTCTCTAGTATTGAAAGGGCAATATCTGAAGAAAAGTCTAAAAGAAATTATATTGTGATAGAAAAAGCTATTGAATATATAAGCCAGAATTTCAAGGACCTTAATTTAAGTTTACAGACTGTTTCTGATGCAGTTGGGCTATCTTCGTCTTATTTAAATCAAATATTTAAAACGGAAAAAGAAGTATCTATCAGTGAGTATATTGTAAATTATAGAATTGAAAAGGCGAAGGAATATTTAATTGATAAGGATTTTACTATAAAGAATATTGCAAATATGGTAGGCTTTAGCAATGACAATTATTTTTATACTGTATTCAAGAAAAACACAGGCTTAACCCCTGGACAGTACAGGAAAGAATATGCCTAG
- a CDS encoding ABC transporter ATP-binding protein produces MASVDIKGISVGYGNNTVLNDISLSIKDGESLAIVGPSSCGKTTLLRALCGFNKISQGEIYIGDKLVSSAKKRVSISPEKRNIGVVFQDYAVWPHMTVLENVVYPLRKQKVPKVQAQERAMKAIAQVKMTEYAHRLPSQLSGGQQQRVALARALVSSQNLIVLDEPITNLDATLREEMSYEIQQLQRELGVTIIYITHDQETAMTIADRMAIMNNTGDIQQIGTPEEIWTKPVNQYVYKFLGVSNFIPVVYENGRIKIVDENMSMTIENKGLEENTEYMMASRPIEIKLVEAKKGDEGFIGKMNRVTYLGDQFDYFVEVGVHTIRVHQDSYDAFQNGVPEEGKYYRLDFSQPQFYTMNEQAVALEGEVD; encoded by the coding sequence ATGGCTAGTGTAGACATAAAAGGAATTAGTGTAGGATATGGAAATAATACTGTGTTGAATGATATCTCCTTGAGCATAAAGGACGGAGAAAGCCTAGCAATTGTAGGGCCATCTAGTTGTGGTAAAACTACGCTTTTAAGAGCCTTATGTGGTTTTAATAAAATTTCCCAAGGAGAAATATATATCGGAGACAAATTAGTCTCCAGCGCAAAGAAAAGAGTTTCCATATCACCAGAAAAAAGAAACATAGGAGTTGTATTTCAAGACTATGCTGTGTGGCCTCATATGACTGTTTTAGAAAATGTAGTTTATCCTTTGAGAAAGCAAAAAGTACCTAAGGTACAAGCACAGGAGAGGGCGATGAAAGCAATAGCTCAAGTTAAAATGACGGAATATGCTCATCGCCTTCCGTCTCAATTGTCAGGAGGTCAACAGCAAAGAGTTGCTTTAGCAAGGGCTCTAGTATCTTCTCAAAATTTAATAGTACTAGATGAGCCCATTACAAACCTTGACGCTACATTGAGAGAAGAGATGTCCTATGAGATACAACAGCTTCAAAGAGAGTTAGGAGTTACAATAATATATATTACCCATGACCAGGAAACTGCTATGACTATAGCAGACAGAATGGCAATCATGAACAACACTGGAGACATACAGCAAATCGGTACTCCAGAAGAAATATGGACAAAGCCTGTAAACCAATATGTATATAAGTTTTTAGGAGTATCTAACTTTATTCCTGTTGTATACGAAAATGGTAGAATAAAAATAGTTGATGAAAATATGTCCATGACTATTGAAAATAAAGGCTTAGAAGAAAACACTGAGTATATGATGGCATCCCGACCTATAGAGATAAAGCTAGTAGAAGCAAAAAAAGGTGACGAAGGCTTTATTGGGAAAATGAACAGAGTAACTTATCTTGGAGACCAATTTGACTACTTTGTTGAAGTTGGGGTCCATACTATAAGAGTTCACCAGGATTCATATGATGCCTTCCAAAATGGTGTACCTGAAGAAGGAAAATACTATAGATTAGACTTTTCACAACCTCAATTTTACACTATGAATGAGCAGGCTGTGGCATTGGAAGGGGAGGTTGATTAG